The following proteins are encoded in a genomic region of Gimesia algae:
- a CDS encoding serine/threonine protein kinase encodes MHSETSSGIIDRPEATSERMTLEVLASRFVEEHRRWLNPSIEAYANACPEYADEIRESFPVLIAMEEWKTNQEFTRLRKQIPADFMISQLGNCRILKEISRNRTSILYAAVQGPHKRKVAVRLLPWKSECSLRLHERFLREACLVFRLRHPNIISVESTEAAQGYAYAVMQLVPGISLDQVLRGLTQKQTGTVYQDQFEPQVGYLFEEQLPQVLEVFRQNYWRSIATLGLQAANALRFAHSRGTLHCDLRPGNFILNQDGHCWLTGFCLPQHLEGTFRQQRVQSLLNQPPERIQGDVDERSDLYSLGCVLYELATLSPIFKDKSSNALVEQILSGSYTRPREINREIPAALENIIIGCLDRSKQNRYQSADELSVSLVRFLNSRAVKSRMNSESNGCGK; translated from the coding sequence ATGCATTCTGAAACATCATCTGGGATTATCGATCGACCGGAAGCCACTTCCGAGCGAATGACACTAGAGGTTCTGGCCTCCCGGTTTGTAGAAGAGCATCGCCGCTGGCTGAATCCATCTATTGAAGCATATGCAAACGCCTGTCCGGAATATGCTGACGAAATTCGTGAAAGTTTCCCTGTCCTGATTGCGATGGAAGAGTGGAAAACGAATCAGGAATTCACCAGGTTGAGGAAACAGATTCCCGCTGATTTCATGATTTCCCAGTTAGGGAACTGTCGCATATTGAAAGAAATCAGCCGCAACCGTACTTCAATCCTCTATGCCGCTGTGCAAGGCCCACACAAACGAAAGGTCGCTGTCAGACTTTTACCCTGGAAGTCTGAATGTTCTCTTCGTCTACATGAGCGTTTTCTTCGTGAAGCCTGTCTGGTCTTTCGACTCAGGCATCCGAATATTATTTCAGTTGAGAGCACTGAGGCAGCTCAGGGTTATGCTTATGCAGTCATGCAACTGGTTCCAGGAATCAGTCTGGATCAGGTTCTGCGAGGTCTGACGCAGAAGCAAACAGGAACTGTATACCAGGATCAATTTGAACCGCAGGTCGGTTATCTGTTTGAGGAACAACTTCCTCAAGTGCTGGAAGTATTCAGGCAGAATTATTGGCGGTCGATTGCCACGTTGGGATTGCAAGCAGCCAATGCACTGCGATTTGCTCATAGCCGTGGCACATTGCATTGTGATTTGAGACCGGGCAATTTTATTCTGAACCAGGATGGACACTGCTGGCTGACAGGTTTCTGTTTACCACAACATCTGGAAGGAACATTCAGGCAGCAGAGGGTTCAGTCTCTATTGAATCAGCCTCCAGAACGTATCCAGGGTGATGTGGATGAACGCAGCGATCTCTATTCCCTGGGATGTGTTCTTTATGAACTTGCTACGCTCTCTCCGATATTTAAGGACAAGAGTTCCAACGCTCTCGTCGAGCAAATTCTCAGCGGGAGTTATACACGTCCACGCGAAATCAACAGAGAGATTCCAGCTGCGCTGGAAAATATCATTATCGGCTGCCTTGATCGATCAAAGCAGAACCGCTATCAGTCGGCCGATGAACTGAGTGTCTCTCTGGTCCGTTTTCTGAACAGCCGTGCGGTCAAATCTCGTATGAATTCAGAATCGAATGGTTGTGGGAAATGA
- a CDS encoding sigma-70 family RNA polymerase sigma factor, translating into MFDEYEDPEIFLNRLRENPEGVLADEYNRYRDRLWRIINFRLDTRLLGRVDADDILQEAYLDASTRIEHYLNDPATTFFIWLRTIVGQTMIDVHRRHLGAQKRDVRREVKAKRRVFSASTSFQIANVLLGDMTSPSQAALKEELAIQLREALETLNEIDREILVLRHFEELSNLEASEVLEIEPKTASMRYFRALTRLRSILVQIPGIIE; encoded by the coding sequence TTGTTTGATGAGTACGAAGACCCTGAGATTTTTCTCAACCGGTTACGAGAGAATCCGGAGGGGGTGCTTGCGGACGAATATAACCGCTACCGGGACCGTCTGTGGCGTATCATCAATTTTCGACTGGATACACGCCTGCTGGGGCGCGTCGATGCGGATGACATACTACAGGAAGCGTATCTTGACGCGTCCACTCGGATCGAACATTATCTGAATGATCCGGCGACCACGTTTTTTATCTGGCTGCGAACGATCGTCGGACAGACTATGATTGACGTACATCGACGACATCTGGGTGCTCAAAAGCGAGATGTGCGTCGTGAAGTAAAAGCAAAGCGTCGCGTTTTTTCAGCCTCAACTTCCTTTCAGATTGCGAATGTCCTTCTAGGTGACATGACTTCACCCAGTCAGGCGGCCCTTAAGGAAGAACTGGCGATTCAGCTGCGGGAAGCTCTGGAAACATTAAATGAGATTGATCGAGAAATTCTGGTCCTGAGGCATTTTGAAGAACTATCCAATCTTGAAGCATCAGAAGTTCTGGAAATTGAACCCAAAACAGCCAGTATGCGATATTTTCGTGCTCTGACCAGATTACGCTCCATTCTGGTCCAGATCCCTGGTATTATAGAGTAA
- a CDS encoding serine/threonine-protein kinase — protein sequence MLSPDSPQSIKNLTPPAAPDLDQIADEFIANIRQGEKPEISDYADRYPDLAREIEEIFPAIVALEGGKHAAQAQGKVSLGASAPEQLGDFKIVREIGRGGMGVVYEAIQESLNRRVALKLLPRHSLLDNKQLKRFRREAELTASLHHTNIVPVFGVGENGNFHYYVMQLIEGVGLDELTQKIVATAVDSHVKVKKMKPVSETETGSDTVYTPFEPGDENRSDDQPAAEHLHSAEFEKFVNSPYKIATLGIQAANALQYAHDRGILHRDIKPGNLLLDREGLLCITDFGLARAAEQSDVSKSTDIVGTLGYMAPEMFRGETCRQSDIYGLGITLYELLTKRYAIERTSRHAMIEQITHGTITSLRRINPRIPRDLETIILKAITPDTKHRYQSASELGEDLNRFLENRPIRAKRISPIEYLWRWSCRNPAVASLSGLALMLMLALGISMAVGFDRERRERKRAESSAQLATNALDRVFDRFVPSRLHTPEISGAGDGYAEPVLSRESADLLAGMVQFYTKLAESTGEQEEFQNKAANAQRKVGDIHRRLGDFNSALTAYQKSLNLYQQNTGESNALTIATLYNEIGRIYRYLSQHSEATEAHGRAEKLLQANLASDLKQADLQFELARTFFLKAIQFHPDQLGNMTSDIRLQSPSGRFVPSEEERTQLQQAIEILEALIESDQTNPEYRYLLALCLQEQLPADYVRSPGEKGKQARAFEILETLVQEHPHVADYRQAIVKSFGRLDIRRLNPAEIDESVIERLEKAIQHASRLVSDYPTIPEYKISLIHAHNKLAHGLDKMTTQQGGSNEIRTRHDTAELSLRTALRLQKELIIQFPEAPEHRIWKAKFENGLAEILYKKGSETEAISLLESAIKTLQAELKTDPDSYNIHSVLLGSMEELARIYHHVGNEVDSWLMWDKYDQLMGEYKRKFPNAVHRMSNEHPPPPHGGPRPQHGRRPPRGPDRPGPPRFNNR from the coding sequence ATGTTATCACCCGATTCCCCTCAATCGATCAAAAATCTGACACCACCGGCAGCCCCTGATCTGGATCAGATCGCTGACGAATTTATTGCTAATATTCGTCAGGGCGAAAAACCGGAAATCTCTGATTATGCAGACCGTTATCCCGATCTGGCCAGGGAAATCGAAGAAATCTTTCCCGCGATAGTTGCCTTGGAAGGTGGAAAACATGCCGCTCAGGCACAGGGAAAAGTCTCACTGGGTGCCAGTGCACCAGAACAACTTGGGGATTTTAAGATTGTCCGGGAAATCGGTCGCGGTGGCATGGGTGTCGTTTACGAAGCAATACAGGAATCGCTCAATCGTCGTGTCGCATTAAAACTGCTGCCACGACATTCGTTGCTCGATAACAAACAATTGAAACGATTTCGCAGAGAGGCAGAACTGACCGCGTCCCTGCATCACACGAATATTGTTCCGGTATTCGGTGTGGGTGAAAACGGAAACTTCCACTACTATGTGATGCAGTTGATAGAAGGTGTGGGGCTGGATGAACTGACACAGAAAATCGTCGCTACCGCTGTGGACAGTCATGTTAAAGTAAAAAAAATGAAACCGGTTTCTGAAACAGAGACCGGTAGTGATACTGTCTATACTCCCTTTGAACCTGGTGACGAAAATCGATCCGACGATCAACCTGCTGCAGAACACCTTCATTCGGCAGAATTTGAAAAGTTTGTCAATTCGCCTTACAAGATTGCGACATTAGGAATTCAAGCGGCAAATGCCCTGCAATATGCACACGACCGGGGTATTCTGCATCGCGACATTAAACCAGGTAACCTGCTCCTCGACCGCGAAGGGCTATTATGTATCACAGACTTTGGACTGGCACGTGCCGCCGAACAGAGCGACGTCAGTAAGTCAACCGATATCGTGGGAACGCTGGGATATATGGCTCCGGAAATGTTTCGGGGAGAGACCTGCCGACAGAGTGATATCTATGGACTGGGAATCACGCTCTATGAGCTTTTAACGAAACGTTATGCCATTGAAAGGACCAGCCGGCATGCCATGATTGAACAAATCACTCATGGCACGATCACCTCTCTGAGGCGAATCAATCCGCGCATTCCACGCGATCTGGAAACCATCATCCTTAAAGCCATTACTCCCGATACGAAACACAGATATCAGTCAGCCAGTGAACTTGGAGAAGACCTGAACCGGTTTCTGGAAAATCGTCCTATCCGGGCAAAGCGCATATCGCCAATCGAATATCTGTGGCGTTGGAGCTGCCGCAATCCTGCAGTCGCGTCTCTGTCAGGACTTGCATTAATGTTGATGCTGGCTCTGGGAATTTCCATGGCTGTGGGATTTGACAGGGAACGGCGGGAACGAAAGCGGGCAGAATCATCTGCCCAACTGGCGACAAATGCCCTGGATCGTGTCTTTGACCGCTTTGTCCCCTCAAGATTGCATACACCAGAGATTTCCGGTGCCGGAGACGGCTATGCGGAGCCGGTGCTCTCACGTGAATCAGCAGACCTGCTGGCAGGCATGGTTCAGTTCTATACGAAGCTGGCGGAATCAACTGGTGAGCAGGAGGAGTTTCAAAACAAAGCTGCGAACGCACAACGTAAAGTGGGAGATATTCATCGCCGACTGGGAGATTTCAATTCTGCTCTGACAGCTTATCAGAAATCACTCAATCTTTATCAGCAGAATACTGGTGAATCGAATGCGTTGACCATCGCTACCTTATATAATGAAATCGGTCGCATTTACCGCTACCTAAGTCAACACAGTGAAGCCACTGAAGCACATGGGCGTGCAGAAAAACTGCTGCAGGCAAATCTTGCTTCTGACCTGAAGCAGGCAGATCTTCAGTTTGAACTGGCACGGACTTTTTTCCTGAAAGCCATTCAGTTTCATCCGGATCAACTAGGGAACATGACCTCTGACATACGCTTGCAGTCTCCATCCGGCAGATTCGTCCCGTCAGAGGAAGAACGCACACAACTTCAGCAAGCCATTGAAATTCTGGAAGCTTTGATTGAGTCAGATCAGACCAATCCGGAATATCGCTATTTACTCGCGCTTTGCCTGCAGGAACAGCTTCCCGCCGATTATGTACGCTCTCCAGGTGAAAAAGGCAAACAGGCCCGCGCTTTTGAGATTCTGGAAACGCTGGTTCAAGAGCACCCCCATGTTGCAGACTATCGTCAGGCTATCGTGAAATCGTTTGGACGTCTCGATATCCGTCGTTTAAATCCGGCAGAAATCGATGAATCTGTCATCGAGCGCCTGGAAAAAGCGATCCAGCATGCCAGCCGCCTGGTCTCAGATTATCCCACAATTCCAGAATATAAGATTTCCCTGATTCACGCACATAACAAGCTGGCACATGGTCTGGATAAAATGACCACGCAACAAGGGGGCTCAAACGAAATTCGGACACGCCACGATACCGCCGAACTCTCCCTCCGTACCGCCCTCCGATTGCAGAAAGAACTTATTATTCAGTTCCCGGAGGCACCAGAACACCGAATCTGGAAAGCCAAGTTTGAAAACGGACTGGCTGAGATTCTGTATAAAAAAGGAAGTGAAACCGAAGCCATCAGCCTGCTGGAAAGCGCAATTAAAACGTTGCAGGCTGAACTAAAAACAGATCCAGACTCATACAATATCCATAGCGTTCTCTTAGGTTCAATGGAAGAACTTGCCCGAATCTACCACCATGTCGGCAATGAAGTTGACAGTTGGCTGATGTGGGATAAATACGATCAACTCATGGGAGAATATAAACGGAAATTTCCTAACGCCGTTCATCGCATGTCAAATGAACATCCCCCGCCGCCACATGGAGGCCCGCGACCTCAGCATGGCAGGCGTCCTCCCCGGGGACCAGACAGACCTGGTCCTCCCCGGTTTAACAATCGTTGA